The Anopheles coluzzii chromosome 2, AcolN3, whole genome shotgun sequence genome window below encodes:
- the LOC120952218 gene encoding transmembrane protein 43 homolog: protein MRFTDALKSCWVATLFGAVLLLAGSTILIWNEGRTIRILLSLDEALNDAVTVRADEPYEKQYEGRLIHLNGALSTGEPLTEPDYNIQVQAVKLKRRVQMYQWVEETVENRFGESVATVETEDRSYFYNREWRDELVDYRSFYIRTGHHNPTSFPIDSTVHLSEHVHVGPYELGAVAKERFKTFQEVTSDTRPEDPSVRMHSGLYYHCNDIWNPEIGDIRIQFAYAGLEGSYVTVVGKLEHGKIIPYESTHFRKVLLLEPGEHNLHEIFRFEHQQQRMNTWGIRFIGWMLLFFATICSATIMQHLAREHRLVRLFLPDTHFTLSTNIMMSFSVALVIVSIAWIVHRPWLGGGLLFAAMSPFLYCARGIMGSYQRMD, encoded by the exons ATGAGATTCACAGATGCGCTCAAATCCTGCTGGGTAGCAACACTGTTCGGTGCCGTGCTGCTACTTGCCGGCTCCACCATCCTCATCTGGAACGAG GGTCGAACGATTCGGATTCTTTTATCGTTAGATGAGGCCCTGAATGATGCAGTCACAGTGCGAGCCGATGAGCCGTACGAAAAACAATACGAAGGACGCTTGATTCATCTCAATGGTGCGCTGTCGACGGGTGAGCCGCTAACCGAACCGGACTACAACATCCAGGTGCAGGCGGTGAAGCTGAAAAGACGCGTTCAGATGTACCAGTGGGTCGAGGAAACAGT GGAAAACCGTTTCGGTGAATCCGTCGCAACGGTCGAAACGGAGGACAGATCGTACTTCTACAACAGAGAGTGGCGCGACGAACTGGTCGACTATCGCAGCTTCTACATACGCACCGGGCATCATAATCCCACGTCCTTTCCGATCGACTCCACCGTCCATCTGTCCGAGCATGTGCACGTCGGCCCCTATGAGCTGGGTGCCGTAGCGAAGGAACGCTTCAAAACCTTCCAGGAGGTCACATCCGACACGCGACCGGAAGACCCATCGGTGAGGATGCACTCGGGGCTGTACTATCACTGTAACGACATTTGGAACCCGGAAATCGGTGACATACGGATACAGTTTGCGTACGCCGGGCTGGAAGGCTCGTACGTGACCGTGGTGGGGAAGCTGGAACACGGTAAAATAATACCGTACGAATCGACGCACTTCCGcaaggtgctgctgctcgaacCGGGCGAGCACAATCTGCACGAAATCTTCCGCTtcgagcaccagcagcaacggaTGAACACGTGGGGCATACGGTTCATTGGCTGGATGTTGCTGTTTTTCGCCACCATTTGCAGTGCCACGATCATGCAGCATCTGGCCAGGGAGCACCGGCTCGTGCGGCTGTTCCTGCCCGACACTCACTTTACCCTGTCGACCAACATCATGATGTCGTTTTCGGTGGCGCTCGTGATTGTTTCGATTGCGTGGATCGTGCATCGGCCGTGGCTGGGCGGCGGGTTGCTGTTTGCGGCCATGTCACCGTTCCTGTACTGTGCACGCGGTATTATGGGCAGCTATCAGCGGATGGATTGA